Proteins from a single region of Chrysemys picta bellii isolate R12L10 chromosome 9, ASM1138683v2, whole genome shotgun sequence:
- the EIF4A2 gene encoding eukaryotic initiation factor 4A-II isoform X2 has product MSGGSTDYSRDHGGPEGMDPDGIIESNWNEIVDNFDDMNLKESLLRGIYAYGFEKPSAIQQRAIIPCIKGYDVIAQAQSGTGKTATFAISILQQLEIDLKETQALVLAPTRELAQQIQKVILALGDYMGATCHACIGGTNVRNEMQKLQAEAPHIVVGTPGRVFDMLNRRYLSPKWIKMFVLDEADEMLSRGFKDQIYEIFQKLSTNIQVVLLSATMPMDVLEVTKKFMRDPIRILVKKEELTLEGIKQFYINVEREEWKLDTLCDLYETLTITQAVIFLNTRRKVDWLTEKMHARDFTVSALHGDMDQKERDVIMREFRSGSSRVLITTDLLARGIDVQQVSLVINYDLPTNRENYIHRSR; this is encoded by the exons ATGTCAGGTGGTTCCACGGATTATAGCAG AGACCATGGCGGCCCAGAGGGAATGGACCCTGATGGTATCATTGAG AGCAATTGGAATGAAATTGTTGACAATTTTGATGATATGAATTTAAAAGAATCCCTTCTCAGGGGTATTTATGCTTATGGTTTTGAGAAGCCTTCAGCAATTCAACAGAGAGCTATTATTCCATGTATCAAAG GGTATGATGTGATTGCTCAAGCTCAGTCAGGTACTGGCAAGACAGCCACATTTGCTATTTCCATCCTGCAGCAATTGGAGATTGATCTCAAGGAGACCCAAGCACTAGTATTGGCCCCTACCAGAGAACTGGCTCAACAG ATACAAAAGGTAATTTTGGCTCTTGGAGACTATATGGGTGCAACTTGCCATGCTTGTATTGGTGGCACGAATGTTCGTAATGAGATGCAGAAGCTTCAGGCTGAGGCTCCACACATTGTGGTTGGAACTCCAGGTCGGGTGTTTGATATGTTAAACAGACGATATCTTT CACCTAAATGGATCAAGATGTTTGTTTTGGATGAAGCAGATGAAATGTTGAGCCGTGGATTTAAAGATCAAATTtatgaaatttttcaaaagttaaGCACAAATATTCAG GTTGTATTGCTGTCAGCCACAATGCCAATGGATGTGTTGGAAGTGACCAAAAAGTTCATGAGAGATCCTATACGTATTCTGGTGAAGAAAGAAGAATTGACCCTTGAGGGTATCAAACAATTCTATATTAATGTTGAAAGAGAG GAATGGAAGCTGGATACTCTCTGTGACTTGTATGAGACACTGACCATTACACAGGCTGTTATTTTCCTGAATACAAGGAGAAAAGTGGATTGGCTTACAGAGAAAATGCATGCGAGAGACTTCACGGTTTCTGCTCTG CATGGTGACATGGACCAGAAGGAACGAGATGTTATCATGAGGGAGTTTAGATCAGGATCAAGCCGTGTCTTGATCACTACTGATTTGTTG GCTCGTGGCATTGATGTGCAACAGGTTTCGTTGGTTATAAATTACGACCTGCCGACCAATCGTGAAAACTACATTCACAG GAGTCGATAG
- the EIF4A2 gene encoding eukaryotic initiation factor 4A-II isoform X1: MSGGSTDYSRDHGGPEGMDPDGIIESNWNEIVDNFDDMNLKESLLRGIYAYGFEKPSAIQQRAIIPCIKGYDVIAQAQSGTGKTATFAISILQQLEIDLKETQALVLAPTRELAQQIQKVILALGDYMGATCHACIGGTNVRNEMQKLQAEAPHIVVGTPGRVFDMLNRRYLSPKWIKMFVLDEADEMLSRGFKDQIYEIFQKLSTNIQVVLLSATMPMDVLEVTKKFMRDPIRILVKKEELTLEGIKQFYINVEREEWKLDTLCDLYETLTITQAVIFLNTRRKVDWLTEKMHARDFTVSALHGDMDQKERDVIMREFRSGSSRVLITTDLLARGIDVQQVSLVINYDLPTNRENYIHRIGRGGRFGRKGVAINFVTEEDKRILRDIETFYNTTVEEMPMNVADLI; the protein is encoded by the exons ATGTCAGGTGGTTCCACGGATTATAGCAG AGACCATGGCGGCCCAGAGGGAATGGACCCTGATGGTATCATTGAG AGCAATTGGAATGAAATTGTTGACAATTTTGATGATATGAATTTAAAAGAATCCCTTCTCAGGGGTATTTATGCTTATGGTTTTGAGAAGCCTTCAGCAATTCAACAGAGAGCTATTATTCCATGTATCAAAG GGTATGATGTGATTGCTCAAGCTCAGTCAGGTACTGGCAAGACAGCCACATTTGCTATTTCCATCCTGCAGCAATTGGAGATTGATCTCAAGGAGACCCAAGCACTAGTATTGGCCCCTACCAGAGAACTGGCTCAACAG ATACAAAAGGTAATTTTGGCTCTTGGAGACTATATGGGTGCAACTTGCCATGCTTGTATTGGTGGCACGAATGTTCGTAATGAGATGCAGAAGCTTCAGGCTGAGGCTCCACACATTGTGGTTGGAACTCCAGGTCGGGTGTTTGATATGTTAAACAGACGATATCTTT CACCTAAATGGATCAAGATGTTTGTTTTGGATGAAGCAGATGAAATGTTGAGCCGTGGATTTAAAGATCAAATTtatgaaatttttcaaaagttaaGCACAAATATTCAG GTTGTATTGCTGTCAGCCACAATGCCAATGGATGTGTTGGAAGTGACCAAAAAGTTCATGAGAGATCCTATACGTATTCTGGTGAAGAAAGAAGAATTGACCCTTGAGGGTATCAAACAATTCTATATTAATGTTGAAAGAGAG GAATGGAAGCTGGATACTCTCTGTGACTTGTATGAGACACTGACCATTACACAGGCTGTTATTTTCCTGAATACAAGGAGAAAAGTGGATTGGCTTACAGAGAAAATGCATGCGAGAGACTTCACGGTTTCTGCTCTG CATGGTGACATGGACCAGAAGGAACGAGATGTTATCATGAGGGAGTTTAGATCAGGATCAAGCCGTGTCTTGATCACTACTGATTTGTTG GCTCGTGGCATTGATGTGCAACAGGTTTCGTTGGTTATAAATTACGACCTGCCGACCAATCGTGAAAACTACATTCACAG AATTGGACGAGGTGGTCGTTTTGGCAGGAAAGGTGTGGCTATAAACTTTGTTACCGAAGAGGACAAAAGAATTCTTCGGGATATTGAGACTTTCTACAATACTACAGTGGAGGAGATGCCTATGAATGTGGCTGATCTCATTTAA